In one window of Miscanthus floridulus cultivar M001 chromosome 12, ASM1932011v1, whole genome shotgun sequence DNA:
- the LOC136498631 gene encoding uncharacterized protein — translation MASSPAAPPHGEGALSAGAVCCMCGDHGLAGELFRCKCCRARLQHRYCSDLYPRAAAYRRCNWCLRAPPAPDQQQGGRAAAAAAVAADNNEPEEKRKTTASASDEERRQLREGCSPRRRSRSPTAELGHHPVKKKHRAEEKTTTPQSVAAAGKKEVVSTGAGGGSKDEEVMRAGTKARVNRVRVRRYKLLTEVISC, via the coding sequence ATGGCGTCGTCGCCGGCTGCTCCTCCCCATGGCGAGGGCGCGCTGAGCGCCGGCGCCGTGTGCTGCATGTGCGGCGACCACGGCCTGGCGGGCGAGCTGTTCCGGTGCAAGTGCTGCCGCGCCCGGCTGCAGCACAGGTACTGCAGCGACCTGTACCCGAGGGCGGCCGCGTACAGGCGCTGCAACTGGTGCCTGCGGGCGCCGCCGGCGCCCGACCAACAACAGGGCGGCCGAGCtgccgctgcggcggcggtggcggctgacAACAACGAGCCCGAGGAGAAGCGGAAGACGACCGCGTCGGCGTCGGACGAGGAGCGGCGGCAGCTCCGCGAGGGGTGCTCCCCGAGGAGGAGGTCGCGGTCGCCGACCGCGGAGCTCGGACACCACCCGGTGAAGAAGAAGCACAGGGCCGAGGAGAAGACGACGACGCCGCAGTCGGTGGCGGCCGCGGGGAAGAAGGAGGTTGTTAGCACTGGTGCCGGCGGCGGCAGCAAGGACGAGGAGGTGATGCGGGCGGGGACGAAGGCGCGGGTGAACAGGGTCAGGGTGCGGCGGTACAAGCTCCTCACTGAGGTCATCAGCTGCTAA